A segment of the Rhodothermales bacterium genome:
AGCCCCGGCAGCGGAGCCGTCGACCGGAGCAGGTCGATCAGCCCGCCGCCCGCCGCCGCACCGTAGATGGGTGCGATGGGCATCGCGCCGACGCTGTAGTCCTGCCCGAGAAAACTGCCCACCGGCAACAGGAGCCGCGCCTGCCCGGTAGCACGGTACGTGTCGTACGTGTAGCCATCGACGGCGCCGCGCCCCATGACCAGGAACTGATAGCCCGCATCGTTGAGCGTCTGCTCCTGGATGACGAAATCCAGATACGACTGGAACGCCGTGGGCGCCGCAAACGCGGTGTTGAAGGCCGCCCGCAGCGTATGCCGCGGCGTGGGTTTATAGAGAAATGCCGCGCGCGGCGAAAGCTGGATGCCGGCGTATACGTTGCTCCAGTCCCCACGCAGGGCGATCGACAGGTCGATCTCCTTCGAGATGTCGACCGACGTCTGGGCGTAGCCGCCGAGGAGGGTGATGTCGTCCGACAGCTCATTCCTGCCGGTGAGGGTACCGGAGGAAGCGAGTCGGATGAGGTCCGCGTCGGCGCCGACGATGAGGCGGGTCTTCCGGTCGAGGCTCAGGTGCTCGTACTGCAGCTGGCCACCATACCGGCCGCCTTCCTGGATGATCGGCCGCAACGCCGTGTAGGCGAACGAGGTGCCGGCATCGCGCATGTTCGCGTAAACCTGGCCGAAGAGGCTCCCGGCCTGGACGCGTACCTGGCCGTAATACCCGATCATCTTGTCGACCTGGAACGGCGCGATATCGGTCAGGAGAAAACCGGTCAGCTCGGAATACCCGACGTTGAACGTGAGGGTGAGGTCGTCGCCGGCGAGGTACTCCAGCATCCCGTCCAGCTGCGTCTTCGCATAATCCGGCTCCCGGACGATGACTTCCTGGGCCAGCACGTCGGCGTCCGCCGCCTCGTCGAGGTCGTACGACAGCTCCCGCGCCTGGTCGTAGTTCGCCACCAGCTTATAACCCAGCCGATCCTTGATCACCCCCGCGTGGCGGTACTGGCCGGCGAGCATCGACCGCTGCCCGGCCGTCGCCGACAGCGAGGTGCCGGGATAGTCGAACGGACTCTTGCTGATAAAATGCACGACGCCGGCATCGCCGCCGGCGCCATACAGGGCCGAGGCCGGACCGCGCACGACTTCGATGCGATCCAGATCGATCGATGAGCTGGACATGATGCTGTAAAACGCCACACCCTCGGCCCCGACCGCCGGCCGGTAGTCGTTCAGCAAAAAGACGTTGCTGTTGATGTTGGCGGCGTTGAACCCGCGGAGCGCGATCTGATTGCGGTCCACGGCCGTCTGGGCGAGATCGACGCCCGTAATGTTGCGCAGCGAGGCGATGGGCGACAGCGAAACGTCCTGTTCGATTTCCTCGGAATCGATTACCGTCACCGACGCCGGCGAATCGAGGACGCGCTCCTTGCCGCGCGACGCCGTCACCACGATGGTGTTGATGTTGACGTTTTCCGGCGTCAGGGCGGCGTGAATCGTGCGCACTTCGCCGGCCTCCAGCGTCAACGCCAGCTCGAACCCGATGTAGGCGACAAAGTGCACCTCGAGCCGGTAGTCCCCGGGGTCGAGGTTGTCGATCTGAAAATGCCCTTCCTCGTTGGCCACGACGCCCCGGACGATTCCGCCTTCCGGCGTGGTCAGGATGACGCTGGCTCCGAAGAGCGGTATGCCGTCGTCGCCGTCCGTGACGCGTCCGGCGAGGCCGGCCGGACTTTGCGCAAACGAGACGCGCGACACGAGGAGTAAAAGAACGAATAGAACAGTGGAGCGATGGGTATACAATAGCATGGGAGAACACGGTCAAAAACAAACGTTCTGAGGCGCACGGATGGGATGTGCGCCCGTAGATCACATTGACCTGTGGTTATGTCGTCACTGAGGCGTCTCCCGGCAGATTCGGGCTTCATTAGAACGATCGTCGGCCGCGCGAAATCGAGGAGGCGGCGTCGATCATCGCCTCATGCGGTACAGATCCCGTTGCAGCCGGCGCGTGATGCGGTCGGCGCTGAACTCGGCCAGCTGCTCGAGTGCGACGGTCATCTCCTCGACGGAGAGACCGGACAGGGCGGCTGCGGTGATGATGTTGCGCAGACCGGAATGCGGACCGAAGAGGAGCGGCGAGATGGGCTCCGTTTCTTCGAACTCTGTTTCCCAGATGAGCCGGCCGCCGCGACGGTCGATCAGCAGCGCCTCGGCCTCGATCTTGAAATAGGCGCCGGCATCCCACGCCTCGGCGTCAATCCCGTAGGAACGGATCCGGACATCCAGCAGAAAATCGGCGTCCGCGATGGCGTCGACCGGATCGGCATTCAGATAGGACGCGCTGCGCTCGTGGATCCGGTCGTGCAGGATCGCGGCGACATCGATGCACTGGTTCGCGCTGTCCATGCGCACCCGCGCCCGCTCCGCCTCGGCCTCCTTGATGAGGGCCGTGCCCAGCTTGACGAACAGACCCAGCGGTCGGCGTCGGTCGTAAAAGAAGAAGTCGCTGGTGAACACGCCGGGCCGGCTCGGAATGATGGTTTGGACGGCCAGCGAACCGCCGCTAAAATCGTACTCGGCCAGACGGTTCGTGTGGTGGCAGCCTGCACCGAGGAGCAGCGCCAGCACAAGGGATGCGTAGATGGGCGAACTTTTCATGACGGGCCTCGCGGATTGCGTCGAAGGCCAACGTAGGTTCGGCTGACGAAAAAAGACGACAGGCCGGCGGCCGGCATCGGGTAGGACCCGTCCTTACCCGGGGTGTCGAGCTTTTCCCGATTGGCGTCGCGTGTGGCGACTTCTTATATATCCGGCAACCCTGGCAACCCAGCTCGATCGACCCATGGCCCGCGCACTCGGTATCCTGATCTTTTACGCCCGCGAATCTGACGCACACGTACGCCGCGTGCTGGCACTGAACGACGCCCTCGTTCGGGCCGATCTGGACGCACACGCCGTACCGGTTGGCACGGACGCGCGTCCCGTCACCGTCCAAGGAGACTTTGACTGGATCCTGCTCGTATGGTCGGCCGGCCTCGCGGAGCGGTTCGAGGCCGACATCGCACCAACCCTGGCGCGGTCGCAGGTGGGCGTCCTTTTTCTGGATCCGGGCGACGACGTCCCGCTCCCGCCGGCGTTGCAGAGCGCGCCGAACATGGTGGTCGACTCAGACGCCGCGATCGCGCAGTTGATCGAGAACCTCGACGCGCGGCCGGCCATGATCGAGCCCGAGGAACCGGAGTCGGCCCAACCGCCTCCTCCTCCGGCGCCGCGTCCACCGTCACCATCGCCGGCCCCGGCGACGCGCGGACCCGGTGAAGATGTGGGAGCGTCCACGGGGGACGAGGAGCTGGAGATGTCGGGCGCGGAGCCGCCGCCGGACGGGGTCGTCTACCCGGTCTGGTTCGGCACCAACCGGAAACCGCGAACGGACAGGCCCGGCTTCACCGGTGAACGATGGGGCGAAACGACCACGGGCCGCGTCGATGTCTTCATCCCCGAGACACACCGCTTCGGGGAGACCGGCACCGCGTTCTGGAAACGCCTGCTCCGGTTCGACCTGCGGGACGACCACCTCCGCATCCAGGAGATCGTGACGCTGGACCGCGATACGTTCTACGACGAGGTGCGCGGTGCACTGGACGACGCCGGCGACGAGCCCCAGGCGCTCCTGTTCATCCACGGATTCAACGTCACCTTCGACGAAGCGGCCATCCGCGCCGCCCAGATCGGGTTCGACCTCAAGGTGCAGGGTCCGACGGCGTTTTTCAGCTGGCCGTCCCGGGGCGACGTCAAGGCCTACTCCGCCGACGAAGCCAGCATCGAGGCGAGCGAAAAGGCCATCACCGATTTCCTGGTCGAGTTCGCCGGAAAATGCCAGGGCGCCCGGATCCATATCATCGCGCACAGCATGGGCAACCGCGGCCTGCTCCGCGCGCTCCAGCGGATCGCCGGCAACGCCGAAACCCGCGGCAAGGTGCGCTTCGACCAGATCTTCCTCGCGGCGCCGGACGTCGACCGCGACCTGTTCGTCCAGCTCGCCTACCTCTACCCGGAGCACGCCGGACGCACCACACTCTATACGTCCGACGGCGACCTGCCGGTGTACCTCTCGGGCATCCTGCACGACGCGCCCCGCGCCGGCTACTACATGCCCTACACTATCGCGCCGGGGGTGGATACGGTGGCGGTGCCCGATTTCGATGTCGACCTGCTCGGCCATTCCTACTTCGCCCAGGCCGAAGCGCTGCTGTACGACATCCACGCGCTGATGCAACAGGACGCGCCTCCGACGAGCCGGCAGCGTCTTACGACGGCGCAGGATCAGGGAAAACCGTTCTGGAAACTGAACCGGTGACCGGGCGTGGCGTTAGTGCGGTTCGAGCTGCCGACGGACCGAGCGCTCCAGATCGGTGGCGTAGGCTTCGTCCAGGCAGAACGTCGTCACCTCGAACCGGTGCACGTGCTCCTTCACTTCGATGTAGTGCACGTACGGCTCGCGGCGCGGCGAGGACCAGAACGCCGTGAGCGCTGCGGAGCGAATCCGGGAGGTAAGCACCGCGACGGATTCGGTCGCTGGCAGTTCGAGGATAAACGTGTGGGCTCGGGCGGATTGCGACCGGTCGGCCGTCGTCAGGGCCGCCTTGCCCAGCTGGCTGTACGGCAGGCGGATGCGCAGACCGGCGTCTGTTTCCAGCTCCATAG
Coding sequences within it:
- a CDS encoding alpha/beta hydrolase codes for the protein MARALGILIFYARESDAHVRRVLALNDALVRADLDAHAVPVGTDARPVTVQGDFDWILLVWSAGLAERFEADIAPTLARSQVGVLFLDPGDDVPLPPALQSAPNMVVDSDAAIAQLIENLDARPAMIEPEEPESAQPPPPPAPRPPSPSPAPATRGPGEDVGASTGDEELEMSGAEPPPDGVVYPVWFGTNRKPRTDRPGFTGERWGETTTGRVDVFIPETHRFGETGTAFWKRLLRFDLRDDHLRIQEIVTLDRDTFYDEVRGALDDAGDEPQALLFIHGFNVTFDEAAIRAAQIGFDLKVQGPTAFFSWPSRGDVKAYSADEASIEASEKAITDFLVEFAGKCQGARIHIIAHSMGNRGLLRALQRIAGNAETRGKVRFDQIFLAAPDVDRDLFVQLAYLYPEHAGRTTLYTSDGDLPVYLSGILHDAPRAGYYMPYTIAPGVDTVAVPDFDVDLLGHSYFAQAEALLYDIHALMQQDAPPTSRQRLTTAQDQGKPFWKLNR
- a CDS encoding TonB-dependent receptor; this encodes MLLYTHRSTVLFVLLLLVSRVSFAQSPAGLAGRVTDGDDGIPLFGASVILTTPEGGIVRGVVANEEGHFQIDNLDPGDYRLEVHFVAYIGFELALTLEAGEVRTIHAALTPENVNINTIVVTASRGKERVLDSPASVTVIDSEEIEQDVSLSPIASLRNITGVDLAQTAVDRNQIALRGFNAANINSNVFLLNDYRPAVGAEGVAFYSIMSSSSIDLDRIEVVRGPASALYGAGGDAGVVHFISKSPFDYPGTSLSATAGQRSMLAGQYRHAGVIKDRLGYKLVANYDQARELSYDLDEAADADVLAQEVIVREPDYAKTQLDGMLEYLAGDDLTLTFNVGYSELTGFLLTDIAPFQVDKMIGYYGQVRVQAGSLFGQVYANMRDAGTSFAYTALRPIIQEGGRYGGQLQYEHLSLDRKTRLIVGADADLIRLASSGTLTGRNELSDDITLLGGYAQTSVDISKEIDLSIALRGDWSNVYAGIQLSPRAAFLYKPTPRHTLRAAFNTAFAAPTAFQSYLDFVIQEQTLNDAGYQFLVMGRGAVDGYTYDTYRATGQARLLLPVGSFLGQDYSVGAMPIAPIYGAAAGGGLIDLLRSTAPLPGLALSDTQRQLVADLLAQSASAGFTGAEVTSAGVLGLPDASERGFKEVASPSDTRPLEQTTTRSLELGYKGVIADDVLLTVDVYYANKKNFVGPLTLSTPFVYLNGATLTGDVSSVLSSLFQTTTDPAMRDLLDQLAMSGLSTEQVTGLLSNLVGQAMNDQSIAVVQTDQTILQPGTPNAIGALATFQNFGNIDYWGTDISVEIYTDNQVSLFGNVSVVSDGLFDYTQLGEGDPSLELALNAPTFKAKFGLGYTTPKGVSLNVFGRYANGYPVRSGRLFGEVEPAALFDFGISYSLDKYVAGLRFDTMIQNVFNTQHRQFIGAPPIGRMALARLTFELE